The region TCAATAAGGTCGTTGATCCGGGGGCCAGGGACTTCAACTTCAATACTCTTTACTGCAAGGACACGTCATCCTCCGAGCTGGTGAACCTTTGCCAGACGCTTCCCTTCATGTCCGAAAAGCGGCTCGTGATCGCGAAAGAGATCGATGTCTTCAAGGCAGCTGACCTTGAAGAGCTGATTCCCTATCTCAACGACCCTTCCCCCAGCACCTGCCTGCTCATGCTCTCGAACCAGCCGCGGTATGAAAAAAAGGCCGTCACCTCCGCGGTGGAGGCCCACGGCGCGGTGACACGGTTCTATGCCTTGTTAGACCGTGAGATCGTTGCCTGGATCGAGGAGTGGGCAAGGGCGCGGGGTCTGTCCATACGGCGCGACGCGGCCCAATTCCTGTGGCAGACCCTCGGGAACGACCTCCAGAAGATCGGCAACGAACTCGAGAAGGTCCTTATCTCCTTAAAGGAGAAGAAGACCGTTACCGTTGATGACGTCAAGACCGTGGTCGGGGACTTCCGGGAGTATTCCTCCTTCGACCTCGCGGCCGCGCTTGGGCAGAAAAACCGGGAAAAGGCCTTCCTCATCCTTTCGCGGCTGATCCAGGAGGGCGAAGCGCCGGTTGGCCTGCTTGGCTCGATCGCCTGGAACTTCCGCAGGCTCATGCAGGTAAAGGCTCTGGAGGCCGCAGGTATGGCGTTTAATGATGCAATGAAAAAACTTAGACCTCCCGTGATCTTTCATCAGGTCGACTTGTTCAAATCACAGGTGACGAGCTATACCCTGGATGAACTGCGCGAGGTCTTTGCGGTCATGCTGTCAACGGATAAAGCGCTCAAGTCGAGCGGTTTGAACGGAAGACTGGTCCTGGAGCGGATGATCCTGAGAGTGTGCGGGGGATAGGGGTAAAGCCGAAGGTATGAAGGTAAGAGGGTAAGCGATAGGAAGCCAAGCATATTCTCAACTTCCTATCTTCTTATCTTCTCAACTGCTGATTTTGGCTACGCAGCCGTGATCTTGCCCACCTTGGTCGACAGGCGTGAGATCTTCCGGGAAGCGGTGCTCTTGT is a window of Nitrospirota bacterium DNA encoding:
- the holA gene encoding DNA polymerase III subunit delta, with amino-acid sequence MLKYQDLISSLKRGKILPLYLFFGEEEFLIQEAIDLVINKVVDPGARDFNFNTLYCKDTSSSELVNLCQTLPFMSEKRLVIAKEIDVFKAADLEELIPYLNDPSPSTCLLMLSNQPRYEKKAVTSAVEAHGAVTRFYALLDREIVAWIEEWARARGLSIRRDAAQFLWQTLGNDLQKIGNELEKVLISLKEKKTVTVDDVKTVVGDFREYSSFDLAAALGQKNREKAFLILSRLIQEGEAPVGLLGSIAWNFRRLMQVKALEAAGMAFNDAMKKLRPPVIFHQVDLFKSQVTSYTLDELREVFAVMLSTDKALKSSGLNGRLVLERMILRVCGG